One Phaeobacter piscinae genomic window, CAGCGCCTGCGCGGCACCACCTTCACCACCAACATTGCTACGGGAAACAAGATCGAAACCCGCATTTTCGGCTTGATCGACGAGGGTGGTTTTGTCCGCACAGCCGACGAACGTTTCCGCCTCGACTATTGCGAAATTGTTCTCTCTGACTGGCTAATGCGCGCGATCGAGGCCAACGAGGTCGTAACAATCTCGAACGACTATTTCCGCCTGCGCCGCCCGCTGGAACGCCGCCTGTATGAGATCGGCCGCAAGCATTGCGGGGGCCAGCCGAAATGGCAGATCGGCCTCGCCAAGCTCCAGGAAAAGACCGGCAGCAATGCCCCCTTGAAGAAATTCCGGTTGAACATCCGCCAAATCATCGAGGATGATCACACGCCGTTCTATCGTATGGAGCTGACCCCGGATGACCTGGTGATCTTCCGCCCGCGCGCGCCTCAGAGCGATCTTTTGCCTGGTATCAGACTGCCAGAGTGGGCAGAGGAAAAGGCAAGGAAAATCGCCAGAGAAAAGGCTCGGGACTACTATGCTCTACGCTCTGACTGGTTGGCGTTTGCCAACTCTGAAGCCGCCAAGGGCAACCCGCCCAAGAACGCAGGTGCAGCTTTCGTAGCCTACTGCAAGAAGCAGGATAGCTTACGCGCATAGAAGGCTTCTTTTCGAAGCTGACAATTTCTCATATCCAATACCCAGTGCTGGTCCGCGGTTTAAACGCTTCTTAAACGAAATTACCGCATAGAGAGAGCGGAGCGTATATTCCTTCCCTCAAGCTCAATGACTAGGCAAAATACCATGGGCACTCCTCCGGGGGTTCCCACTTTCTTTTTCAGGGATCGCCGAAGCGAATTTTCGTAAAGTACCGAAAATTGAAAGCCACGAATACCTCTTCAACATTGAAGGTTTACCAGTTTACTTTGAGGAGCCCTGCATCTTCCTTATGCAGGGTGAGAGCAACCCGCGTTTAACAAGTGACTTTTTTGGTACTGCGGGTTGCTCCGCTCCCTAGACAGGCTTGCGTGTATGGCAGACTGCCATGCCTTCGAGGCTGTTCCAGAACAGCCTTTTAAACCGCAAGCGCCTTGGCTAAATTAGAGAGATGGACACGCTGTTTTTGCGGAATCTTATAATAGATCCTGACAAGGTCCACAGCTTCCTTGGCTAAGGCAACATCAGAAGTGATGTTCGTGTCAGCAGGAATGTCTTTTGAATCGGCTAAACCTTCAAAGAAATGTACTACGTCCACACCAAGAGCGCCTGCAATCTCCCAAAGCCGGGAAGCGCTGACCCTGTTTGCACCTGTTTCGTACTTCTGGATTTGCTGGAACCTGATGCCGACCTTGGACGCCAGATCCTGTTGGCTTTCTCCGACAAGCCAACGCCGGTTACGAATTCGTCTGCCTACGTGAATGTCAACGGGGTGCGGCATGAGGCGGATCCCTAGTGTACAACTTATGGCAAATTTATGCCCTCAGAAAACGCAACCCACAAGGCTCTACAATCATCCGCCGGAACACAAAACATCTCGAAATTTTTGCCGCACAGCGCAGGCATGCTAGATTATCCGCTTGCAACCTATTGATGATCAGTCGGCGGGGCAGCTCAGGTCTTTTGGGAGGCGAATTGTTTTGAACAAAAGATGCACGAGATACAACGAACGAGGCTTAGCGACAGTGATCCGGAGCTATGCTAGCTTAGGGCAGACAGGTCAACCAGATTGGATTGCTGACAAGGATCGTAAGCTGGGCAGAAATAGACAACTCTTCTGGTGCTCGCCTCGGCGTTCATCACCATCCAAATCACTGGCGATTTGCTGCGTGCTGCGGTGCATCAACGGATTGCATCTCATATGAATGGCGGCATCCTTGAAGCCGTAAGGGCCGAAATTCACCGGAACCTGTCCGATGCTGTATACTTGGAAGAACGAAAAGACACGCTGCTACAGAGCGGTGAGTTCTTAGAACACGAGCTGGACGAAATCATTACTTCTTGCAGAGACAAGGCTGCCAGGCTGGGGTCGCTTACGGCTGGGGGCGGAATAGTACGCTAAGGGTTTATTGGCGCGCTTTTCGCCACCTGTACTCGCCGGTGAGCAGGATATGCGCCCATCCGAGGGGTGAGATGTGCGAGAGCAGCGCGTCTGGGCTGTCTTTACCTTCTTTCATTCGGGCCGCGACGGCGAGGCCAAGTTGTTTTGTATTCCAGTAAATGACGAGTGCAGCCAGCAGGTTCAGCCCTGCCATGCGGTAGTGTTGGCCTTCAGCGGTGCGGTCTCGGATTTCGCCCTGGCGTCCGATGCGCAGGGCGTTTTTCAGAGCGTGGTGGGCTTCGCCTTTGTTCAAGCCGATCTGGGCGCGGCGCTGCATGTCCGCATCGAGTAGCCAGTCGATGATGAAGAGCGTCCGCTCAACACGCCCGACTTCTCGCAAAGCCAAGGCCAGCTCATGCTGACGGGGATACGATGCCAGTTTCTTCAAGATTTGACTGGGTGGGATAGACCCGGATGCCATTGTTGCGACCGCGCGCAGAATGTTTGGCCAGTTCTGGCGGATCAGGTCTTCGCGGATTTTGCCGCCGATCATGTTACGCAAATTTTGGGGCGTGGCCGCAGGATCGAAGACGTAGAGCCGCTTTGATGGGAGATCGCGGATACGTGGGATGAACCGATAAGACAGCAGTGATGTCACGGCAAAGACGTGATCAGTGAAGCCGCCGGTATCGGCATATTGCTCTTTGATGTTTCTGCCTGCCTCGTTCATCAACAGGCCATCGAGGATGTAGGGCGCTTCGCTGACTGTGGCCGGAATGTCTTGCGTCGCGAACGGGCCGAACTGGTCGGAGACGTGGGTATAGGCTTTGCGGCCTGGTTCGGAGCCGTATTTTGCGTTGATCAGATTCATGGCTTCGCCCTGCCGGGACGCAGGGAAGAACTGGCCGTCACTTGATGCAGTCACGCCGGTTCCCCAGAAACGGGCCATTGGCAGGTCAGATTGGGCTTTGGCCACCATGGCCAGAGCGCGATTGATGGCATCGCTTTCGACATGCCACCGCGAGATGCGGGAAAGCTGAAAGTAATTATGGGTGCTGGTTGCCTCTGCCATCTTGCTCAAGCCAAGGTTCAGGCCTTCAGCCAAAAGGACATTCAACAGGCCGATTTTATCTGTACACGGTACACCCGTGCGGAGATGGGTGAAGGCCTCGCCAAATCCGATGTCGTCTTCCACATCCATCAGAATGTCAGTGATGCGCGCATCAGGCAGACGGCGATACAGATCAAGTACAAGCTCATCTGCTTCTGGCGGTACGTCGTGTTTCAGACGATCAACATGCAAGATGCCATCTTCAATTGTGCCGCCGGGGATGGCTCCGTTTCGCGCTGCTTTGGCGAGATGTTTCAAACCATCTGCCATTCTCGCTTTTCGGTCTCTTACCCAGGTATCAGGATCAAAGGGAACAGTCAGTCGCGGCACCAATTTTGCGGCATCAACCGGGACAAGCGCCTGTTTGAGGTCGGCGTAGCGCTTGGAATGCGCGAGCCAGATATCGCCTGAACGGAAGGCGTCACGCAGATGGAACAAGACGGCCACCTCCCACAATCGGTGATCGTCTTCGGGTTCCGCGCTCAGATGCCTGTGCCATTTCGAAGTTCTGCGCAGGAACCCCGTTGGGCGCGTACCTGAAGCAACTGCCCCAGACACAATCTGTGCCGCCTGCAAAAGCGGGGTGCTGACAGACGCGGCTTCAATATCCAGAGCACGCAGCATACGCGGCGTATATCGTCGGAAGCGCCGATAGCCTTGTTTGACGTGACTGAGCGGGTCAGCGGCAAGCGCTCCGGTCAGCTTAGAGGATTGGGCGATCAGGCTTTCCAAACCGGCCCATCCTGGGTGATCTGCGATAGCGGCATTCAGATCGGAACCATCTGCCCTTGCAGCCAACAACGCTGATCCGAGTTCTGTGAATGAGCGTAGCGTCTGTTCAATGGTCACCTTCTGAGCATCGACCTGCGCATCACAGATCTTCTTGGCTTCTCGCCAAGTCTTCCCAACGATCCTATCGTGGGTTTCGACAATGGCGTCCGCGATGGCAGCGGCCCATTCGATGACGCAGACAGCCAGGATCGCAAGCCGCCGGTCACTGGATATGTCACGCAAGCCGTCAGCAAAGTAGCGTTCGCCTTGGCGGCGGAGGCGTGTGACCCGGTGAGGTGGGATACCATCGAGGATGCCGGGGCTGAGATTGAGACCCTGCAAAAGCTCCAAACGTTCCAACAAACGACAAGCATCAGCGGAGTTCGAGCCAATCTCAAACTGGCGCAACCAGACCAAACGGGTGATCCGGTCGTCAATCAACTCAGACAGCAAGCCGCCCAGCTTATGCTTTGCATCGTCATCGAGCCGATCAACGATCCGGGTCTCGATCCGCCGTTCGGCGGCAACCAAGGCATCCGCGCAAAGCCGTTCGACAGTGGTGACCCCAGGCACAATCATCATGGACAGGCGGCAGCGATCCACAAATCTTTGGGCGAGATCGGCGTTGGATTGCGTTGTTTCAGCTTCGCCCGCCAACCATTCTGTGAGGTCGCGGGCCCCACGCCCGGTGAACATCTTGTACCCGTAGATTTCGCGCAGGTCGGCCAAGTGTTCGCGGCGGGTTTCAGCACGATGCGCATAATCGGCCAGATCGTCGGGGTTCGAACCAAGCTGCGCCGCGAGGAATTCCGCGATCACTGACGGGATGATTTCACCGGGCACCAAGAGCCGCCCCGGATATCGAAATGCACAGAGCTGAAGGGCAAAGCCAAAACGGTTGTGCGACCGGCGGCGAGATTGGATGTGCTCAATGTCATCATCCGCCAAGGTGTAATGCCGCAGCAGCGTTTCTTGATCGCTCGGCAAGTCAAAGAGCGCGGCCCGTTGGCGGGCATTCAAAATCTGTCGTCGTGGCAAGGTGATTTCCTGAATGGGAGTTGACGGCGGCGTCCGTAAGGCGGACGCTGAGCGGACAGGTTCAGGCGAACAGACGCACCGCATGAAACCGCTGCTTTCGGTGTCTCATATATCTGGTACGATTAGATTTGCAAAAGAGGCCCCTTATTCGTACACTTTGTACATGACTGCGACAAAAATCGGATACGCCCGCTGCTCGACCGACGGCCAAGACCTCACAGCTCAAAAACAGGCGCTCGAAACTTTGGGCGTGGCTCCAGATCGCATCTACGCTGATCATGGATTAACCGGCACCAACCGCGCCCGCCCCGGCCTTGATCAAGCTATCGCTGCTGTGCGGACAGGTGACACGCTCGTTGTTCCAAAGCTCGACCGGCTGGCCCGCTCCGTTCCAGATGCCCGTGCTATCGCCGACCAACTCGAAACGAAGGGCGTCAAACTCGCCTTGGGCGCATCGGTCTATGACCCCTCCGACCCCATGGGAAAGATGTTCTTCAACATCCTTGCCACTTTTGCTGAGTTTGAATCCGATCTGATCCGCATGCGCACCCGCGAAGGCATGGCCATCGCCCGCGCCAAAGGCAAGCTGCGCGGCAAACAGCCAAAACTATCAGACAGGCAGCAACGCGAACTCACCCGCATGCATGCGACCGGTGATTATTCAATCAGTGACCTCGCAGAGGTGTTTTCGGTGTCACGGCCAACCGTCTATCGAACGCTGAATCGACAGACCGTTGATCCATAGCAGGACGTTTTGAATACCCATGGCTGATATAAATGACATTGAGGATTGGATTGTGCGGGTCGGACTTGGGGACCGCAAAGCATTTAATGCGCTATATGATGCAACCTCGGCGAAACTTTTTGGCGTTTGCTTACGTGTTTTAAACAACCGGGCCGAAGCAGAAGAGGCTTTGCAAGAGGCGTTTATCCGCGTGTGGCAACGTGCGGATCGCTTCAAGGCGAATGGCTATAGCCCGATGACATGGTTAATCACACTGACCCGCAATCTGGCGATAGATCGTTTGCGGGCCAGAAAAGCACCGAATGATGATATTAGCGAACGCGCAGATATCGCCGATCAAGGCCCCACGCCGGAACAATCGGTGATGGCCGCTTCGGACAGGCGCAGGATTGATCATTGTTTGGATGAACTGGACGATCCCAAAGCAGGCGCGGTGCGTGGTGCCTATATAATGGGGGAGACCTACGAAGATTTAGCCGCTCGATATGCGGTGCCTGTAAACACCATGCGCACTTGGCTGCGCCGGAGTTTACTAAAGTTGAGAGAGTGTTTGACGCGATGAGCAGTGCACAGACATATAACCCGGATGACGATGTTCTGGCGGCAGAATATGCCTTGCATCTGCTGTCGCCAACGGAGCGGGCCAGCTTTAAGGAACGTTTGCGCGACGATGCTGCGCTCCGTGATCTTGTGCGCGGATGGGAAGAGCACTTTTTTGTGTTTTCCGATGAAGTCGCTGAAGTCGCGCCGCCGAAACGGGCAAAGTCCGCCATTGATAGGCGTCTCTTTGGACCTGAGCTGACCTCACGAAGCACCATCTGGGCTTGGCTACTTGGCACAGGGGGTATTGCGGCTGTCGCGTTCGCAGTGGCTCTGTTCGTGATGCCGTTCTTGCAGGATCCCCTGCAAATTAATCCGACCCATACTGCAGAAGTCGCGACAGAAGACCGTTCTCTGGTAATTGTCGCAGCCTTTTCGGCGGTTTCCAACGCACTGGTTGTGCGCCGAACGCAAGGCTCCCCAGCGACTGGACGGGTGCATGAAATGTGGCTCATCCTTGAAGGCGCGACGGCACCGATCTCGCTTGGTCTAATTCCTGAAGGAAATGAAGGGCGCATTGCAATTCCTCAAGAACTGGCAGGGCGACTGACTGCGGCGCTGTTCGCGGTTAGCGATGAACCCACTGGCGGTTCGCCAACGGGTCAGCCAACAGGTGCGGTGCTTGCGGCAGGACCAATCCAGGCCTTGTGAACCAACCAAAGGCGTTGAATATTATCTGGAATGTGGCTCCACCTTCCAGATAATTCTATTTTTTCGTGAGTTTTTATTCTTACAATTCAATACCATACGATTTTTCTTATCTTTTTCGAAAGCAGGCTGAAACTTTTCTCTCTGCCACGCCGTGGCTTTTAGCATGACCCAGACACAACGTCTGTACATCACTGAGAGGACAAGAAAATGATGAAATCCCTGATCAACAGCGTAGCCGTAGTTGCGATCACTTGCTCAGCAGCTTTTGCTGCTAGTCATTCCGCCGAGAACCCGATGGTGGGCGGCGCGCCGATGTTCGCCGACAAAAACATCGTTGAAAACGCCGTTAACTCTGCCGATCACACAACGCTTGTGGCCGCTGTTCAGGCTGCTGGTCTGGTGGAGACTTTGCAAAGCGAAGGCCCGTTCACTGTTTTTGCTCCGGTCAACGCAGCATTTGATGCGCTGCCCGAAGGCACTGTTGAAACCCTGCTTAAACCAGAGAACAAAGACCAGCTGACCAAAATCCTGACCTGCCATGTGGTTGCAACCAATGCATTGGCAGATGCGATCCGCGGTATGGTCGATGACGATAACGGCAAGCACCCCGTACCGACGGTCGGCGGCTGCACACTGCAAGCCACCTATGATGGCGATGAGATCTTTATTGAAGACGAGATGGGCAACAAAGCCACCGTGACCATTGCAGATGTCAAACAATCCAACGGCGTGATCCATGTGATCGACAAGGTTCTTCTGCCTGCCATGTAATAAACGCCAAACCTTCCGGCGCTCAACCTTCCTTGGGCGTCGGTTTTTCTTCAATAAAAAATCGAAAATGGAAATATCAAAATGAAACGCACGCTTATTGTTTTGGCCCTGAGCCTGTCGACTGCAACCTCTGCCTTCGCTGCGAACCCGGATGTAGGCGGCGCGCCAATGTTTGAAACGAAAAACATCGTCGAGAATGCTGTTAACTCCGCTGATCACACCACGCTTGTCGCTGCTGTGCAGGCTGCTGGTCTGGTTGAGACGCTCCAAACACCTGGTCCCTTTACGGTATTCGCCCCTGTCAACGATGCCTTTGCAGCGCTTCCTGCTGGAACCGTTGAAACCCTGCTCAAGCCTGAAAACAAAGATACTTTGGTGAAATCCTGACTGCTCACGTCGTTGCAGGCGACATCTCTGCCAATCAGATCCGTCGTAACGCCGGTGCTGATGGTTTCTATCACATGCAAGCCGTCTCTGGAGATGCCCTGTCAGCGCAGGTGCGTGGCAATAATATTTATATCTACGATGAAAATGGAAACGCCGGGAAAATTACGATTTCTGATGTGAACCAGTCGAACGGTGTCATCCATGTGGTGAACAAAGTTCTGTTGCCGAAGTAACAGGGAGGCTTTGGTAACCAGAAGGCCCGCCTGATCCTCTCAGGTGGGCCAATTTATTCAGGAAAGGAAAGATCATGAAACGCCGCGACTTTATCGCCCTAACCAGTAGCTCTATTGCACTCGCCACCATGGGTCACGCCACAACAGGTGATTTCGAAATCACTCGTACAGAAGCCGAATGGCGTGCCATGTTAACCGAGGCAGAGTATCTGGTGATGCGCGAAGAAAAGACCGAACGAAAATTCGCCAGTCCCCTGAATAATGAGAAGCGGGATGGTGTGTATCACTGCAGAGGCTGTGATCTGGCGTTGTATTCTTCGGATACCAAATACGACAGCGGCACCGGCTGGCCCAGCTTTTGGGATGTCCTACCAAACGCTATTGGTACCAAAATGGACAATACGTTCTTTACAACCCGCACCGAATGTCACTGTCGTCGTTGCGGTAGTCACCTGGGACACATCTTCAACGACGGACCGCAGCCAACTGGTAAACGTCATTGCTTAAATGGTTTAAGCTTGGTGTTTCAAGCAGTATGAACAGCAAACCTCGATGGCTTCAGGCTTAGCGTACTATTCCGCCCCCAGCCGTAAGCGACCCCAGGCTGCAAGAAATTCTGGACAACTGCTCATCACGCGATGCTGCAATCTCACCTCCTGATGAAGGCCCTGTCGGTACCAATTAGCGAATCCCAGCTGATGAGTGTTAGCATCTTCTCAGCCTTGAAAAGACACGGCACCCTTGCGGGAACCTTCGATGATGCCG contains:
- a CDS encoding recombinase family protein codes for the protein MTATKIGYARCSTDGQDLTAQKQALETLGVAPDRIYADHGLTGTNRARPGLDQAIAAVRTGDTLVVPKLDRLARSVPDARAIADQLETKGVKLALGASVYDPSDPMGKMFFNILATFAEFESDLIRMRTREGMAIARAKGKLRGKQPKLSDRQQRELTRMHATGDYSISDLAEVFSVSRPTVYRTLNRQTVDP
- a CDS encoding anti-sigma factor — encoded protein: MSSAQTYNPDDDVLAAEYALHLLSPTERASFKERLRDDAALRDLVRGWEEHFFVFSDEVAEVAPPKRAKSAIDRRLFGPELTSRSTIWAWLLGTGGIAAVAFAVALFVMPFLQDPLQINPTHTAEVATEDRSLVIVAAFSAVSNALVVRRTQGSPATGRVHEMWLILEGATAPISLGLIPEGNEGRIAIPQELAGRLTAALFAVSDEPTGGSPTGQPTGAVLAAGPIQAL
- a CDS encoding fasciclin domain-containing protein yields the protein MKSLINSVAVVAITCSAAFAASHSAENPMVGGAPMFADKNIVENAVNSADHTTLVAAVQAAGLVETLQSEGPFTVFAPVNAAFDALPEGTVETLLKPENKDQLTKILTCHVVATNALADAIRGMVDDDNGKHPVPTVGGCTLQATYDGDEIFIEDEMGNKATVTIADVKQSNGVIHVIDKVLLPAM
- the msrB gene encoding peptide-methionine (R)-S-oxide reductase MsrB, which translates into the protein MKRRDFIALTSSSIALATMGHATTGDFEITRTEAEWRAMLTEAEYLVMREEKTERKFASPLNNEKRDGVYHCRGCDLALYSSDTKYDSGTGWPSFWDVLPNAIGTKMDNTFFTTRTECHCRRCGSHLGHIFNDGPQPTGKRHCLNGLSLVFQAV
- a CDS encoding sigma-70 family RNA polymerase sigma factor, which encodes MADINDIEDWIVRVGLGDRKAFNALYDATSAKLFGVCLRVLNNRAEAEEALQEAFIRVWQRADRFKANGYSPMTWLITLTRNLAIDRLRARKAPNDDISERADIADQGPTPEQSVMAASDRRRIDHCLDELDDPKAGAVRGAYIMGETYEDLAARYAVPVNTMRTWLRRSLLKLRECLTR
- a CDS encoding Tn3 family transposase, encoding MPRRQILNARQRAALFDLPSDQETLLRHYTLADDDIEHIQSRRRSHNRFGFALQLCAFRYPGRLLVPGEIIPSVIAEFLAAQLGSNPDDLADYAHRAETRREHLADLREIYGYKMFTGRGARDLTEWLAGEAETTQSNADLAQRFVDRCRLSMMIVPGVTTVERLCADALVAAERRIETRIVDRLDDDAKHKLGGLLSELIDDRITRLVWLRQFEIGSNSADACRLLERLELLQGLNLSPGILDGIPPHRVTRLRRQGERYFADGLRDISSDRRLAILAVCVIEWAAAIADAIVETHDRIVGKTWREAKKICDAQVDAQKVTIEQTLRSFTELGSALLAARADGSDLNAAIADHPGWAGLESLIAQSSKLTGALAADPLSHVKQGYRRFRRYTPRMLRALDIEAASVSTPLLQAAQIVSGAVASGTRPTGFLRRTSKWHRHLSAEPEDDHRLWEVAVLFHLRDAFRSGDIWLAHSKRYADLKQALVPVDAAKLVPRLTVPFDPDTWVRDRKARMADGLKHLAKAARNGAIPGGTIEDGILHVDRLKHDVPPEADELVLDLYRRLPDARITDILMDVEDDIGFGEAFTHLRTGVPCTDKIGLLNVLLAEGLNLGLSKMAEATSTHNYFQLSRISRWHVESDAINRALAMVAKAQSDLPMARFWGTGVTASSDGQFFPASRQGEAMNLINAKYGSEPGRKAYTHVSDQFGPFATQDIPATVSEAPYILDGLLMNEAGRNIKEQYADTGGFTDHVFAVTSLLSYRFIPRIRDLPSKRLYVFDPAATPQNLRNMIGGKIREDLIRQNWPNILRAVATMASGSIPPSQILKKLASYPRQHELALALREVGRVERTLFIIDWLLDADMQRRAQIGLNKGEAHHALKNALRIGRQGEIRDRTAEGQHYRMAGLNLLAALVIYWNTKQLGLAVAARMKEGKDSPDALLSHISPLGWAHILLTGEYRWRKARQ
- a CDS encoding helix-turn-helix domain-containing protein — encoded protein: MPHPVDIHVGRRIRNRRWLVGESQQDLASKVGIRFQQIQKYETGANRVSASRLWEIAGALGVDVVHFFEGLADSKDIPADTNITSDVALAKEAVDLVRIYYKIPQKQRVHLSNLAKALAV